From a single Candidatus Thorarchaeota archaeon genomic region:
- a CDS encoding phospholipase D-like domain-containing protein, translating into MQRVHHQITSLFLIMLMMSGVFTFVLAPASATDLPTQSLEPAAFTWQTFNKNMNVTTFASPDGSRDALWQLLQSARQSIYVEIYGINNPYILDLIHEIHSARPSLVMKFLIGWNSLGYPDPNKYVANNLTQLGFEVKWTNSSDFTYAHQKFFIIDNKTTVVHAGNWAKTSFPETGKKANREWSIAMTDPDVTGYYRSVFDYDWGRGRAYSTSDGTGSPLSYSEASSTYPRPFATPGHFSGPMNVTPIFSPDTSLQGILYVINSARVTLDIQIPYFTNVGDSGEVDQIIDAILAAKARGVTVRVITEEEKDYQEVADLLHAHNIPIVWQDTRWFTANHNKGIIADGRIVLISSINYSEGSITKNREAGVIIENQDVAQWYQAIYDFDWGIGDTDVQDDVNLYWDPNIPKSTSKINITVFAHALNSSPVDDVELDLKIGNGAWSNFSIVNNLTESAESDPENYFYTLDPQPDGTNITVVARIKVGSTWHTGVPMVIRVRDSLGSAITTTTTTTTTTTLTPFQQFMIQYGPIVIAAVVAIVFGGGVIAYKKGVLTFSKKRSRRRRKR; encoded by the coding sequence TTGCAGAGAGTCCACCATCAAATTACAAGTCTGTTTCTGATCATGTTAATGATGTCAGGTGTGTTCACATTTGTGTTAGCACCAGCATCAGCCACAGATCTTCCGACGCAGAGTCTGGAGCCTGCGGCCTTCACATGGCAGACATTCAATAAGAATATGAACGTCACGACTTTTGCGAGTCCTGATGGGAGCAGAGATGCGCTCTGGCAGTTGTTGCAGAGTGCACGACAGAGTATCTACGTTGAAATCTATGGGATTAATAATCCATACATTCTTGATCTCATTCATGAGATTCATTCAGCCCGTCCTTCTCTTGTTATGAAATTCTTGATCGGCTGGAATTCCCTTGGATATCCGGATCCGAACAAGTACGTGGCAAATAACCTTACCCAACTTGGCTTTGAGGTCAAGTGGACGAACTCATCGGACTTTACCTATGCGCATCAAAAATTCTTCATCATTGACAACAAGACTACGGTCGTTCATGCTGGGAATTGGGCTAAGACTTCCTTCCCCGAGACCGGAAAGAAGGCCAATCGTGAGTGGAGCATTGCCATGACCGATCCTGATGTGACTGGATACTATCGTTCAGTCTTTGATTATGACTGGGGTCGTGGTAGGGCCTATAGTACTAGTGACGGAACTGGTTCGCCTCTAAGCTATAGCGAAGCGAGCAGTACCTATCCTCGACCTTTTGCTACACCCGGTCACTTCAGTGGCCCCATGAATGTTACCCCGATATTCAGTCCTGACACAAGTCTTCAGGGAATCCTCTACGTCATCAATAGTGCTCGTGTGACCCTTGACATCCAGATACCTTACTTTACAAATGTTGGTGATTCTGGAGAGGTCGATCAGATCATTGATGCAATTCTCGCCGCTAAGGCCAGAGGCGTCACTGTTCGTGTCATAACTGAGGAAGAGAAAGACTATCAGGAAGTTGCAGATCTTCTTCATGCGCACAACATACCAATCGTCTGGCAGGACACACGCTGGTTCACTGCGAACCATAACAAGGGTATCATTGCAGACGGTCGAATTGTGCTGATCAGCAGCATCAATTATTCTGAGGGTTCTATTACGAAGAACCGTGAGGCGGGAGTGATCATCGAGAATCAGGATGTTGCTCAATGGTACCAAGCGATCTATGACTTTGACTGGGGCATCGGTGATACTGATGTCCAAGATGATGTGAACCTGTATTGGGATCCCAACATTCCAAAGAGCACCTCGAAGATCAACATCACAGTCTTTGCGCATGCCCTCAACTCTTCTCCAGTCGATGATGTCGAGCTGGATCTGAAGATTGGCAATGGTGCATGGTCGAACTTCTCAATAGTCAATAATCTGACCGAGTCGGCAGAGAGCGATCCCGAGAATTACTTCTATACCCTTGACCCTCAGCCAGATGGAACAAACATCACAGTTGTTGCACGAATAAAGGTCGGCTCAACTTGGCATACTGGTGTACCCATGGTGATTCGTGTTCGTGATTCATTGGGTTCAGCCATAACAACGACAACAACGACAACGACAACAACAACTCTGACACCATTCCAGCAATTCATGATCCAATATGGCCCGATTGTCATTGCAGCAGTGGTAGCTATTGTTTTTGGAGGAGGTGTGATCGCCTACAAGAAGGGTGTTCTCACTTTCTCCAAGAAGCGCTCTCGTAGAAGAAGGAAACGATAA
- a CDS encoding tetratricopeptide repeat protein — MPDAKRLLMEARVLRQKGENKKAIKKYLEVLEADPKNIAALNEMGLVRIKIGEQDQAVQDFDRAISINPNDPQAYSNKAEAYLTIGAFDDALKAAEDGLSKVPNSGDLWTKKGRALESMLKVKEAAAAFNEALKHDTNNPEIWKALALCLDALQQWDEVARAYTIAADLHKRKGEMREYESCIKFAKMAKETAAEDD; from the coding sequence ATGCCCGACGCAAAACGTCTTTTAATGGAGGCACGAGTGCTCCGTCAGAAGGGAGAAAACAAAAAGGCCATTAAAAAATATCTCGAAGTCCTTGAGGCCGATCCCAAAAACATAGCCGCACTCAATGAGATGGGACTTGTCAGAATCAAGATCGGCGAACAGGATCAAGCAGTACAAGATTTTGACCGGGCAATCTCAATCAATCCTAACGACCCACAGGCATACTCGAACAAGGCTGAAGCATATCTGACGATAGGTGCGTTTGACGATGCTCTAAAAGCAGCCGAAGACGGTCTCAGCAAGGTGCCAAATTCAGGAGATCTTTGGACAAAGAAAGGTCGTGCCCTAGAGAGCATGCTCAAGGTCAAAGAGGCTGCTGCTGCATTTAATGAGGCTCTGAAACATGATACAAATAATCCCGAGATCTGGAAGGCGCTAGCGTTGTGCCTCGATGCTCTGCAACAGTGGGATGAGGTGGCGAGAGCTTACACGATCGCGGCTGATCTCCACAAGCGTAAGGGCGAGATGCGAGAGTACGAGAGCTGCATCAAGTTTGCAAAGATGGCAAAAGAAACAGCGGCCGAAGACGACTAG
- a CDS encoding nucleotide pyrophosphohydrolase, whose protein sequence is MPEQKSIDELTSIVRKFVEERNWTKYQRPLPLAISASIEMGELLELFQWLSEDDIQKYVHDSKYIEALSDEIADVMIYLIRLADVTGIDLTEAILSKMKKNRAKYPVDSFSGRIPHGPPSE, encoded by the coding sequence GTGCCAGAACAGAAATCAATAGACGAGCTAACTTCCATTGTCCGGAAGTTTGTAGAGGAGCGGAACTGGACCAAGTACCAGCGGCCGCTCCCTCTTGCGATCTCAGCCTCGATTGAGATGGGCGAGCTTCTCGAACTGTTTCAGTGGCTCTCTGAAGATGATATCCAGAAATATGTACATGACAGCAAGTACATTGAGGCACTCTCCGATGAGATCGCGGATGTCATGATCTATCTCATCAGATTGGCTGATGTCACCGGAATCGATCTGACCGAGGCGATTCTGTCAAAGATGAAAAAGAATCGAGCAAAGTATCCTGTGGACTCGTTCAGTGGCCGGATTCCCCATGGTCCTCCGAGTGAATGA
- a CDS encoding acyltransferase, which produces MIELIRLGIAQTHPVIGDATHNLEQTARLLATAEEERVDVLVLPELTNSGYAFESREETEAAAETIPTGPFSQLLKKWSRGRSVVGGICERTSGGLYNSAPVFVDGKHVVTYRKVHLFNREKEFFSPGNQEPPVFKFKDATFGVMICWDWIYPEMARILALKGAQVILHPANLVLPYCHNAMITRSIENGIFTATANRIGRERDLSFNGRSQITSNKGEVLVQMDEMETGIRWVDIDPAEADNKRLTDRNDLLKDRRPELYTRLIHSEDHGESGH; this is translated from the coding sequence ATGATCGAGTTGATACGACTTGGAATAGCCCAGACACACCCCGTGATCGGCGACGCCACCCATAATCTTGAACAGACAGCACGCTTACTTGCAACAGCAGAAGAGGAACGTGTTGATGTTCTCGTATTACCGGAATTAACAAACTCGGGTTATGCGTTTGAGTCACGTGAGGAAACCGAGGCCGCCGCGGAGACTATTCCAACGGGGCCGTTCTCACAACTACTCAAGAAATGGTCAAGAGGCAGATCTGTCGTTGGAGGAATCTGTGAGAGAACCAGTGGAGGTCTCTACAATTCGGCTCCGGTATTTGTTGATGGAAAACATGTTGTGACCTATCGTAAGGTACATCTCTTTAATCGCGAAAAGGAGTTCTTTTCACCGGGTAATCAAGAGCCACCCGTGTTCAAGTTCAAAGACGCAACATTTGGTGTAATGATCTGTTGGGACTGGATTTACCCCGAGATGGCCAGAATACTCGCGCTCAAAGGCGCACAGGTGATCCTGCATCCGGCTAACCTCGTACTTCCATATTGCCACAACGCAATGATCACACGATCTATTGAGAATGGAATATTCACCGCGACCGCAAACAGAATTGGCCGCGAGCGCGACCTTTCCTTCAACGGACGGTCTCAGATCACTTCGAATAAAGGAGAAGTCCTCGTTCAAATGGACGAGATGGAGACCGGGATTCGATGGGTGGATATTGATCCAGCAGAGGCAGATAATAAGAGACTAACGGATCGTAACGACCTGCTCAAGGATCGGAGGCCAGAATTATACACACGACTCATTCACTCGGAGGACCATGGGGAATCCGGCCACTGA
- a CDS encoding tryptophan--tRNA ligase has protein sequence MTNDEEMVVTPWEVKGKIDYDRLIEQFGTQRISESLKERIFKIAGERNLLLDRDLVYAHRDLDWILDKYEKGEKFVLYTGRGPSGHVHIGHLIPWRFTKWLQEKFDTRLYFQMTNDEKFLFNQNMSIEDVHKYTRDNIIDLLALGFEPEDTYIIDDIKHIDLMYEIGIRVAKKVTFSTAKAVYGFENSMNIGAIWYTALQAVPAFLHSEIYGVKTPCLIPCAIDQDPYWRVTRDVAEKLGYYKPASIQNKFVPGLAEGGKMSASDPMSAVFTTDTPKMAKKKVMNAFTGGRASAKEQRELGANPDICSVFQYYKFIFMPDDKELAEIERKCRGGEILCGECKQMLAPMMMEFLEKHQAAREEVKDRVDEFSAARLREEARR, from the coding sequence ATGACAAATGATGAAGAGATGGTAGTCACCCCTTGGGAAGTCAAGGGGAAGATAGACTACGACCGACTGATCGAGCAGTTCGGTACTCAGCGAATCAGTGAGAGCTTGAAAGAGCGGATATTCAAGATCGCAGGTGAGAGAAACCTGCTACTCGACCGCGATCTCGTCTATGCACACAGAGATCTCGATTGGATTCTTGACAAGTATGAGAAAGGTGAGAAGTTCGTCCTGTACACGGGGAGAGGCCCCAGTGGTCATGTACACATTGGCCATCTGATTCCTTGGCGGTTCACAAAATGGCTTCAGGAGAAGTTTGACACCCGACTCTATTTCCAGATGACAAATGATGAGAAATTCCTGTTCAATCAGAATATGTCAATTGAGGATGTCCACAAGTACACACGTGACAACATCATAGATCTGCTTGCGCTGGGATTTGAACCAGAGGACACATACATCATCGATGACATCAAACATATCGACCTCATGTATGAGATCGGCATCCGCGTGGCAAAGAAGGTGACCTTCTCTACTGCAAAGGCGGTCTATGGTTTTGAGAACAGCATGAACATTGGGGCCATCTGGTACACAGCTCTCCAAGCAGTACCTGCCTTCCTCCACTCGGAGATATATGGCGTCAAGACTCCATGCCTCATCCCCTGTGCAATCGATCAAGATCCCTATTGGCGTGTCACTAGAGATGTTGCAGAGAAACTCGGATACTACAAACCAGCCTCGATTCAGAACAAGTTTGTACCCGGTCTCGCAGAGGGCGGAAAGATGTCAGCGTCAGATCCCATGTCGGCTGTGTTCACTACTGATACACCAAAGATGGCTAAGAAGAAGGTCATGAACGCATTCACAGGGGGTCGTGCCTCTGCTAAGGAACAGAGAGAGCTGGGAGCGAACCCGGACATATGTTCGGTCTTCCAGTACTACAAATTCATCTTCATGCCTGACGATAAAGAGTTGGCTGAGATCGAACGGAAGTGCCGTGGGGGCGAGATACTCTGCGGCGAGTGCAAACAGATGCTCGCACCGATGATGATGGAGTTCCTTGAGAAACATCAGGCAGCCCGGGAAGAAGTAAAGGATCGTGTTGACGAGTTCTCTGCTGCAAGACTACGAGAGGAGGCGCGGCGATAA